Genomic segment of Acidobacteriota bacterium:
ACCGGACGTCGAAGTTGCGGCGAGCAATGCCGCGACGGCGATGGCCGAGTTCATGAGCATGAGCACGGACAGGATCGACGAAGTGCGCATGGCGGTGATCGAAGCTTGCATCAACGCCATCGAGCACAGTCGAGCGCCGGACCGCAAGGTGTTCCTGACCTATGAAGTCCTCGGCTCGGAAGAGCCCGAAACCCTCCGCATCACGGTGCGTGACGGCGGGATCGGCTTTCATCCGGACGAGGTCGAAGAGCCCAAGCTACGCGAGAAGATCGGGACCGACAAAGACAAGCGCGGTTGGGGGCTGAGGATCATTCGAGGCCTGATGGACGACGTGCAGATCCACTCCGGTGGCGATGGCACGACGGTGGTCATGACGAAGGCGAGAGGATGATGGGGACGCGGAGATGACTGAGAGTCTCAAGGTCACCGTCGATCAGCGGGGTGATGTCTCGGTGATCCACACCGAGGGCTACATCAACAACCAGGGCGGTGAAGAGATCGCCCGGGTGGCCTACCGGCTGATGGATGAAGAGGGGCGTAAGTGCCTTCTGCTCAACCTGGCCGGCACCAAAATCGTCAACTCGATCGGTATCTCGATCCTGATCGAGATCATCGAGCGCATACTCGAAGTCGACGGCAAGATGGCGTTCTGCTGCCTGACCCCGACGATCGAGAAGACCTTTCAGATCATGGGGCTGGCTCAGTACGCCGGAATTTTCGCCAGCGAAGAAGCGGCCCTCGAAGCACTGGCCGCCTAGCCGTCCGTGGAAGAGCGCTCTGAGCGGTTCCGGCTGTGTCGCGCCGCGGCCGGATGCCCCGCAGCTTCAACAACCCGCGCCCTCTCGCCGAGAAATCCGGTGAGAGGGGCCGGCTAGCGCGTGTCGACCCAGGACTACGCCAGCCTGCTGGCGGATCTCGGGAGGCGGGCCAATGGCCGCTCCCTGGCGCGCCATCTCCTCACCCTCTGGTATCAGAGCGTCGGCGCCACCGGTGCCGCCTTCTATCGCCGCAGCGACGACCAGCTCTGCCGTGAGCTGACCAGCGGCGAAGGCACCTTCCCGGCCGAGGCAGCATCGTCCGATGAGCATCTCGTCCTCGGAGACGGCGTGCTGGTCGTCGCGGGGGATGCGCAACCCCGGGTCAATGCCGAAGCCCTGGCCTTGGCGGCGGTGATGCGCGCCGATCGCCTCGAGCAGGAGCTCAAGCGGCAGCATTTTCAGGCCAACTTTCGAGGTGTCGAGCTCGAGGCTCTCTACGACGTCGGCCTCGCCATCGCCTCGACCTTGGACCTCGAGGATCTCTCCGACGAGGTGTTGCTGCGCGCCGTGTCGTTGCTCGATGCGCGCCGTGGAGCCCTCTTTCTCGCCGAGGGCGGGAGCTTCCAATGCCGCCAGACCTTCGGCGGCGAGGCGCGGCAGGCCTGCCCAATGGACCATGCCGGCCTCGAGCGCCTGTTCGCGGCGGCGCCGGGGGCGGACGATCACCTCTTCGCCGATCTGCTGCCGGGGGTGAGCCATCTGCTGGCCGTGCCGGTGGGAGATCGGCGCGGGCTTCTGCTGCTCGGGGACAAGGAGAGTCGACGCGGCATCGGTCCATTTCCGGACGAAGATCGCCGCACCCTCTCGCTGTTCGCCAATCAGGCGGCCATCGCCCTCGAGAACGCTCGCCTCCACCGCCAGGCCCTCGAG
This window contains:
- a CDS encoding ATP-binding protein; its protein translation is MTLPLAPDVEVAASNAATAMAEFMSMSTDRIDEVRMAVIEACINAIEHSRAPDRKVFLTYEVLGSEEPETLRITVRDGGIGFHPDEVEEPKLREKIGTDKDKRGWGLRIIRGLMDDVQIHSGGDGTTVVMTKARG
- a CDS encoding STAS domain-containing protein; its protein translation is MTESLKVTVDQRGDVSVIHTEGYINNQGGEEIARVAYRLMDEEGRKCLLLNLAGTKIVNSIGISILIEIIERILEVDGKMAFCCLTPTIEKTFQIMGLAQYAGIFASEEAALEALAA
- a CDS encoding SpoIIE family protein phosphatase, which gives rise to MSTQDYASLLADLGRRANGRSLARHLLTLWYQSVGATGAAFYRRSDDQLCRELTSGEGTFPAEAASSDEHLVLGDGVLVVAGDAQPRVNAEALALAAVMRADRLEQELKRQHFQANFRGVELEALYDVGLAIASTLDLEDLSDEVLLRAVSLLDARRGALFLAEGGSFQCRQTFGGEARQACPMDHAGLERLFAAAPGADDHLFADLLPGVSHLLAVPVGDRRGLLLLGDKESRRGIGPFPDEDRRTLSLFANQAAIALENARLHRQALEAERLGREMELAAEIQGQILPDRLPEVAGLEVAGWNRPARQVGGDYYDLVLTGEGRLGLALGDVTGKGMPASLLVSTLHSSLTLLRDRSDLGPRLVERLNHHVFESSASNKFITLIVAELDATSGNLVYVNAGHNPGLLVRADGAVEKLVAGGLPLGLLADSRYQARSIMLEAGDLLCLYSDGITECANPEDDELGEERLAEMLVERREVALGDIIADIDAETQEFAAGLPQGDDQTVVLVRRSG